DNA sequence from the Candidatus Fluviicola riflensis genome:
CGTGGTGAATACAGTGAATTGGTCGAGAAAAACGGTGGTATGCTAAATGCCAATACGTCTCAGGACCGCACGTATTACTACGAATTGCTTCCTTCCAATCAATTGGAATTGGGCTTGTGGCTGGAAAGCGAGCGTTTATTGCATGCAAAAGTTGACCAGACAGGTGTTGAAACACAACGCGAAGTTGTAAAAGAAGAAAAACGTCAGCGTGTTGACAATCAGCCTTACGGAACGTTTATGGAAAACATGTTTGTGCGTGCATACCAATCGCATCCGTACAACTGGGTTCCGATCGGAAGTATGGAACACCTGAATGCTGCGCAGGAAATCGATTACGTGAATTTCTACCGCACATTCTACGTGCCTTCAAACGCCGTATTGTCAATTGCAGGTGACATCAATATCGCAGAAACCAAAAAATGGATCGACAAATACTTCAGTACGATCCCGAAAGGTGAAGCAATCAACTTGTACCGTGATTTTGAAAATCTTTCTGCTACTGATTTTTCAGACAAATACGGTGTCGAAAAAACAGCTTTCAGCGCAACTGACTTTTTGAATCCGAAAGATGCGAAAGCAAAAGCGTTGATCACAAAATACAGCGCAATGGCGGTTGTTGTTCCACGTCCGAAACCGGTTATGGAACCAATCAATGGTATTGTTCGCGATACGATTTACGATAACATCCAATTGCCGGGTATTTTTATGGGTTACAAATTCCCGAAAGAATCCGACAAGGATTTTGCAGCCTTGGAAATGCTGAATGCAGTGGTTTCAGGAAGCACGAGCTCCCGTATGAATAAAAACATCGTTGAGAAGAAAGAACAGGCGGTTGCTGCGTTCTCATTCGCTTTCAATATGGAAGATCCGGGATTGGGCATCGTTGCAGCTATTGCTGCGGCAGGAACCGAATTGAAAGACCTGGAAACTTCACTGGACGATGAGATCAAAGCCATTCAAAATGAATTGATCAGCGTGGAAGAATTTGAGAAGATTCGCAACCAGTTTGAGAACCAGATCGTAACATCTAACTCATCTGTTGCCGGTATTGCCGAGAATTTAGCTCAAAACTACATGTACTTCGGAAGCACTGCTTTGACAAACGAGCAAATGCAGCGCTACATGAGCGTAACGCGTGAAGACATTCAGCGAGTGGCTAAGAAATACCTGACGCCAAACAACCGCATCATTTTGTATTACTTACCAAAAGCAAATTAATAGAACGTCATGAAACAAATCATCACACTTGTTGCTTTAGTAGCATTTACAGGAGTTTACGGTCAGCTTGATCGTTCTGTTCGTCCAAATCCGGCGCAGGCTCCAATCATTAATATCAACGATTCGGAAGTATTCAAAACCAGCAATGGCATTACAGTAGTACTTTCCGAAAATCATAAATTACCGCGCGTTTCGTTTGACCTGGTAATGGGTTCATCGCCTATCGCCGAAGGACCGAAATCAGGTGTTAATTCCATTATGGGCCAATTGGTACTTTCGGGAACCAGCAACCGTACAAAAGACGTATTGGATGCCGAGGTCGATTATATGGGAGCCACACTCAACGCTGACGGTAATTCACTTTACCTGTCTTGTTTGACAAAGCATTTGGACAAAGCATTGGGAATTATGCAGGATGTTGTACTCAATACAACGTTCCCTGAAAGTGAATTCGAGCGCATCAAAAAACAAGCTGAATCAGGATTGTTATCTGCAAAGGCAAGTCCGGATGAAATGGCAGCAAACGCTGAAAAGCGCGCTAATTTTGCCGGACACCCTTACGGTGATGTAATGAATGAAGCCTCTTTGGCGGCCATTACGCGCGAAGATGTATTGAACAACTTCAAACAAATTTTCACCCCGCAAGGTGCTTATTTGGTAATTGTTGGCGACATCACGAAAGAACAGGCAAAAGCATTGGCTGAAAAATATTTCGGATCATGGAAAGGCCAGGGTTTGTACAAAGTAGACTTGGGTGGTGGAAAACCTACCAAAGGAAACCGTGTTATTTTCGTTAACAAACCGGGAGCAGTTCAGTCGGTGATCTCAATCTCATTGCCTGTTGATGTGAAAACAGGTGATAAAAATCAATTGCCGTTGACTGTTTTGAGCGAAATTCTTGGTGGTGGAAGTTTCGGAAGCCGTTTGATGCAGAACCTGCGTGAAGACAAAGCATATACGTATGGTTGTCGCTCAGACTTGCAAATCACACGCGACGGTAGCTGGCTGAGCGCATCGGGAAGTTTCCGTAACGAAGTAACAGACAGTGCTATTGTTCAGATTTTGTATGAATTTGCACGTATTCAGGAAGGTTATGTTACCGACGAGGAATTGGCGTTGACAAAAGCAAGTATGGCCGGTGGATTTGCCCGTTCATTGGAAAGTCCGCAAACAATCGCGCGTTTTGCGTTGAACATTATTCGCAATAACCTCGCTGCTGATTACTACAAAAACTACCTGAAGCGTTTGGACGCAATTGATAAGGAAACTGTTTTGCTGATGGCACAACAATACCTTGCGAGCGGTTACAACATTGTTGTAGTAGGAAACGAATCGGTATTGGATAAAATCAAGCAATTTGATGCCGATGGTGTGATCGAGAAAATGGACGCATTCGGAAATCCGGTTGTGGAAATGAAGACAGCAGATATTTCAGCCGACCAGTTGTTGGAGAAATACATTTTCGCTGTAACACAAACTACTTCCATGAAAGCGGCTGCCAAAAAGATGAAAAAGATCAAATCGGTAACCAAAGAAATGGAATTGAGTTCTTCTCTGTTCCCGGGAACGATGAAGATGACCGAAGTTTTCCAGGCACCTAACAGCGATGCCAACATGCTGGAAATGCAGGGAATGGTTTTGCAACGTCAGTATTTCGATGGCACAAACGGCGGAAGCACCAATATGCAGGAAGGCAAAAAACCTTTGAGCCCTGAAGCATTGGCTGCTAAGAAAAAATCAATCGGTTTGTTTCCTGAAATGAACTACAAAACATCCGGAATGACCTACGAATTGAAAGGAATTGAGAACCAAAACGGAACTGATTTCTATGTATTGGTTACCAACGATGGTGACAAACAGCAATTCGATTATTTCAACACGAAAACATTTTTAAAAGCAAAATCAGTGAGCATCCAAACGCAGGATGGTGAAACATCCGAACAAGCGATCTCATTCAGTGATTACAAAGATGTAAGCGGACTTTTATTCCCGCACTCCTTGAACCTGATGATGGGTGAAATGGGATTGTCAGGAAAAATCTCGAAACTGGAAGTGAACGGAAAAATTGATCCGAAGACTTTTGCAGAATAATAATTGTAGTTAATACTATAGGAAAGGTCTCACTTAACAGTGAGGCCTTTTTTTGTTGTGGACTTTTGTTTTTTGGATTACAGTGAGATCACGAATTCACCTATTCCAAATCGTCCCTATGGGACTTATCCTGATTCCCAATGCAATTATTTCAATCCACAAAAAAGGCTTCCGGAAACAAATCCGGAAGCCTTGAATTATTTTAAACATCTAATTATTCTACCACCAATCTTACTACAACCGGCTCAATTTGAGGTTCTGTCAATTCAACCAGGTACAAACCTTTTGCCATTCCTGAAAGATCGATGGCGTTGCCTGAAACCGTTGCTTCATTCACCAAACTCCCGGCCGTTGTATAAAAACGGGCTGTTTCAAATCCAGCACTTCCTTTGATGTAAAGCATTGTGCTTGCAGGATTCGGATAAACGGAAACCGGAGCTTCTGTTCCTTCCTCAACTCCCAAACTACAGCCCGAAGTACAATACGTAACCGTTCCGGCAATGGTTCCTAAGTTGAGATCAAAATCATTTCCTGTTGCATCGCAAAAATCAAGTGTTCCGGTAATTGCCCCGACGTTATATGAATCGTTTCCGACACAGATGTCACCGCTTCCGTTTACATCATCCGAACTGGCAAAATCGCCAGTTACAGCCATTGAGCCGTTATTGGTAAGCAATGCTGTTCCGCCTAATGTATCACCGGTGTAAGCATCTCCACCAATATATAAGCTCAACCCACTGCCAATGGTGAAATCGCCTGCATTGTACCAATTCCCTGATACATCCATGAAACCATTGTTGGCCATCGTAAATGTTCCTGTGCTTCCAAAAGTAGCGATGGTCAGGTAGCCGTCATTTGCGTTGAAAGTTCCGGTATTTCCCATCGAATCGGAAGCGATGTGCCCGGTATTGGTGAAT
Encoded proteins:
- a CDS encoding peptidase M16; its protein translation is MKKRLLTAFVVGSILPLTAQKKVEYVEYDLPNGMHVILHEEHATPIVAVSVMYHVGSKNENPSRTGFAHFFEHLLFEGSTNIKRGEYSELVEKNGGMLNANTSQDRTYYYELLPSNQLELGLWLESERLLHAKVDQTGVETQREVVKEEKRQRVDNQPYGTFMENMFVRAYQSHPYNWVPIGSMEHLNAAQEIDYVNFYRTFYVPSNAVLSIAGDINIAETKKWIDKYFSTIPKGEAINLYRDFENLSATDFSDKYGVEKTAFSATDFLNPKDAKAKALITKYSAMAVVVPRPKPVMEPINGIVRDTIYDNIQLPGIFMGYKFPKESDKDFAALEMLNAVVSGSTSSRMNKNIVEKKEQAVAAFSFAFNMEDPGLGIVAAIAAAGTELKDLETSLDDEIKAIQNELISVEEFEKIRNQFENQIVTSNSSVAGIAENLAQNYMYFGSTALTNEQMQRYMSVTREDIQRVAKKYLTPNNRIILYYLPKAN